In Myxosarcina sp. GI1, one genomic interval encodes:
- a CDS encoding DJ-1/PfpI family protein has translation MATKSKGKIGVLIEEHFDGTEYRRFNEYFPTQGYEVEYISHLWGNESLRFGSNPENDKIEYHVTVTTEVENINPADYKGIIAIGAYAMDRLRYQVNVRPDQKNNAPAVVFLRQAAATENLKLGTICHSLWLFCADSDLLKDRQVTCAHNIICDVENAGAEIIYDGDVTADLVIDGNLITGKHPGVVDLFMEAFVKEIETANVVKVKSQKSKVKTKMLNL, from the coding sequence GTGGCAACAAAATCTAAAGGAAAAATCGGCGTACTCATTGAAGAACATTTTGATGGTACCGAGTATCGTCGCTTTAATGAATACTTCCCTACTCAGGGTTATGAAGTAGAATACATTTCTCATCTCTGGGGTAACGAGTCATTGCGTTTTGGTTCCAATCCCGAAAATGACAAAATCGAATATCACGTTACCGTTACCACCGAAGTAGAAAACATTAATCCTGCTGACTATAAAGGTATTATTGCGATCGGTGCTTATGCTATGGATCGCCTGAGATATCAGGTCAATGTCAGACCCGATCAAAAAAATAACGCTCCCGCAGTGGTATTTTTACGTCAGGCTGCGGCGACTGAAAACCTTAAACTAGGTACTATCTGTCATAGTCTCTGGCTATTTTGTGCCGATTCCGATCTACTTAAAGACCGTCAAGTAACCTGCGCCCACAATATTATCTGCGATGTGGAGAATGCAGGAGCAGAAATTATCTATGATGGCGATGTTACTGCCGATCTAGTTATCGACGGCAACCTGATTACAGGCAAGCATCCAGGCGTAGTCGATTTATTTATGGAAGCTTTTGTTAAAGAAATAGAAACAGCCAATGTAGTAAAAGTCAAAAGTCAAAAGTCAAAAGTCAAAACTAAGATGCTTAATTTGTAA
- a CDS encoding nuclear transport factor 2 family protein produces MSNAILSLLEDALKNPSLQQQLHTATTPDRFVDIAAKNGHPLTSDELSQTLGQFHVVFGQVVESMLASIAPSEANNGAAKVEKISGTNVDLVKRLFSRGEAFDAEGFVTFFTDNPVYQFGNFDVCLDKASIQKSAENFFSQINAVYHEIKMIWEVGDFVFVEMDVTYWRKDNSEISLPCTDIFRVEGDKFSELRIFMDVNPVFDSSIPVPPSASVLTASEGKTVLPPGTMKQHFAEHPEAKQRVADGYIPKWAIAGPEWTIGKPDAKSSEQLQAVGELSRAVMAQNWAKVKSYLTDDIFYKVGSGEARYGKQEVVDFFANTFKTTAVFTGHKPRKIWQEPDIITIEMDAYYEMVGTGKKVTIACCDIYRLRGNKVSEWRVYADMSPWGEAGIKPVTLDKQNSKVFPVIVVFEVEPGQQQQLVDEISQYLETTVKERPGFISSSLHRSVDGTRVVNYAQWESPEFFQASITGAMRSLEPKIFQQLSPDGHMYEIYHQAIASK; encoded by the coding sequence ATGTCCAACGCTATTTTAAGTTTGCTGGAAGATGCTTTAAAAAATCCTTCTCTGCAACAACAATTACATACAGCGACAACTCCAGATCGCTTTGTCGATATTGCTGCTAAAAATGGTCATCCTCTAACTTCAGATGAATTGTCACAAACTCTCGGACAATTTCACGTAGTTTTCGGTCAAGTAGTCGAATCGATGCTAGCGTCGATCGCACCATCTGAAGCTAATAACGGTGCCGCTAAAGTCGAGAAAATTTCAGGCACGAATGTAGATTTAGTCAAGCGGTTGTTTTCTAGAGGCGAAGCTTTTGATGCTGAGGGGTTTGTGACTTTCTTTACCGACAATCCAGTATATCAATTTGGTAATTTTGATGTCTGTTTGGATAAAGCATCAATCCAAAAATCGGCAGAGAACTTCTTTAGCCAAATTAATGCGGTTTACCACGAAATCAAAATGATCTGGGAAGTCGGAGACTTTGTTTTTGTCGAGATGGACGTTACCTACTGGCGCAAAGATAATTCCGAGATTTCTCTGCCCTGTACCGATATCTTCCGCGTTGAGGGAGACAAATTCAGCGAATTAAGAATTTTTATGGATGTCAACCCCGTATTTGACTCTAGTATTCCAGTACCCCCATCGGCATCGGTACTTACAGCCAGTGAAGGTAAAACCGTATTGCCTCCTGGCACGATGAAACAGCACTTCGCCGAACATCCCGAAGCAAAACAACGAGTAGCTGATGGTTATATCCCAAAATGGGCGATCGCAGGACCCGAATGGACGATTGGCAAACCCGATGCTAAATCTTCAGAACAACTCCAGGCAGTAGGCGAACTTTCTCGGGCAGTCATGGCGCAAAACTGGGCAAAAGTTAAGAGCTATCTCACCGATGATATCTTTTACAAAGTCGGTTCTGGTGAAGCTCGTTATGGCAAACAAGAAGTGGTCGATTTCTTTGCCAACACTTTTAAAACTACCGCAGTTTTCACTGGTCATAAACCCAGAAAGATCTGGCAAGAACCAGATATTATTACCATCGAAATGGATGCGTACTATGAAATGGTCGGTACTGGCAAAAAAGTAACCATTGCCTGTTGCGATATTTACCGCCTGAGAGGTAACAAAGTTAGCGAATGGCGCGTATATGCAGATATGTCACCCTGGGGAGAAGCAGGTATAAAACCAGTAACTTTAGATAAACAAAACTCTAAAGTATTTCCCGTAATCGTGGTATTTGAAGTCGAACCAGGGCAACAACAGCAACTCGTTGACGAAATTTCCCAGTATCTCGAAACTACAGTCAAAGAGCGACCTGGCTTTATCTCCTCCAGTCTTCATAGAAGTGTAGACGGTACCAGAGTAGTTAATTACGCCCAGTGGGAAAGTCCCGAATTCTTTCAAGCTTCAATTACTGGGGCAATGCGATCGCTCGAACCCAAGATTTTCCAACAGCTTTCTCCCGACGGACACATGTACGAAATCTATCACCAAGCCATAGCATCCAAATAA